In a genomic window of Deltaproteobacteria bacterium HGW-Deltaproteobacteria-2:
- a CDS encoding C4-dicarboxylate ABC transporter substrate-binding protein, producing the protein MKRNIVWLLFIGIVVFFMGSFSMAWGENIKQTKSDKTIYVFKMGTIAPEQLGWAALIRDIVNPGIDKATNGRVVLDWYYGGRMGDDPDILAKMINGQLQGGGFSGHGMVMVCPEMTLFALPFLFNNYDEVEYVYSKMRPRINEWFEKRGYHLVILAEQGFDQIYSTKREIRTFDDIKKSRFQTWYGPMEEKTLMALGASPVPVRPTEVSAAVRTGICDALISPAIWAVGAQLYSVMKYINPLPIRYSPAGGVVSLKAWNKLPKEEQIAVDNYIKTMEKDFREKIRAINEKGIAAMYKHGMKEVKMTPDETEAFKNRVLHVWDDFAEKEYYSKDDLDYVKKLLAEFRSKK; encoded by the coding sequence ATGAAACGCAATATCGTATGGCTTTTGTTTATAGGAATTGTTGTGTTTTTTATGGGGTCTTTCTCTATGGCATGGGGGGAAAACATTAAACAAACCAAAAGCGATAAAACGATTTATGTCTTTAAAATGGGGACAATAGCTCCGGAACAGTTGGGATGGGCTGCTTTAATAAGAGATATTGTTAATCCCGGGATAGATAAGGCGACAAATGGCCGAGTTGTCTTGGACTGGTATTACGGCGGCAGGATGGGAGATGACCCGGATATATTGGCCAAAATGATAAACGGGCAGTTGCAGGGAGGCGGATTTTCCGGACATGGAATGGTGATGGTTTGTCCGGAGATGACCTTGTTTGCGCTTCCGTTCTTGTTTAATAATTATGACGAAGTTGAATATGTTTATTCAAAGATGAGGCCGCGCATTAATGAATGGTTTGAAAAAAGAGGATATCACCTTGTTATTCTGGCAGAACAGGGCTTTGATCAAATTTACTCCACAAAGCGCGAAATCAGGACTTTTGATGATATTAAGAAAAGCCGCTTTCAAACATGGTATGGTCCAATGGAAGAAAAGACCCTTATGGCTTTGGGCGCAAGTCCCGTACCAGTTCGACCTACTGAAGTATCTGCGGCAGTCCGTACAGGGATATGTGATGCTCTTATCAGCCCAGCAATATGGGCGGTCGGTGCTCAGCTATATAGCGTGATGAAATACATTAATCCTCTTCCCATACGATATTCTCCGGCTGGCGGTGTTGTATCGTTAAAAGCATGGAACAAACTTCCCAAGGAAGAGCAAATAGCTGTTGATAATTACATAAAAACAATGGAGAAGGATTTTAGAGAGAAAATCCGGGCAATTAATGAAAAGGGCATTGCCGCCATGTATAAACACGGAATGAAAGAGGTTAAAATGACGCCGGATGAAACTGAAGCTTTTAAAAATAGAGTCCTTCATGTGTGGGATGACTTTGCCGAAAAGGAGTATTACTCAAAAGACGACTTGGATTATGTTAAAAAACTTTTAGCGGAATTTCGAAGCAAAAAGTAA
- a CDS encoding beta-ketoacyl-[acyl-carrier-protein] synthase family protein, translating to MRKRIVITGLGTLNAIAKNVPDFACAIKEGVCGIGAIDLFDASGFRSQTGGQIKNFIARDYIPENFSIKRMSRADMLSFAATLEALRDAGLYPPPEELKEEIGLAIGGGAGGLLEAEIFYRDYLNNNGKDANFSTLSSLFCASSADHIASAFGFMGPKSTFMTACSAGATAIGYARDLIANGHASIMIAGGVEPMCRLTYAAFNALKSVDPETCRPFDKNRAGLSLGEAAAIMVLESLDNALKRGAKIYAEVLGYGITCDSFHMTAPDEQASGAIRSMQAALKDSGLSVDDIDYINAHGTATPVNDVTETKAIKEVFGKRAYSIPVSSTKSMHAHTLGASGALEGIVSTLALQDGFIPPTINYQENDPQCDLDYVTSGSRKSSLRTVLSNSFAFGGNNTTLIFGRYSERGPAHE from the coding sequence TTGAGAAAACGCATCGTCATCACCGGATTAGGAACATTAAACGCAATCGCCAAGAATGTGCCGGATTTTGCATGCGCCATTAAGGAAGGCGTCTGCGGCATTGGAGCGATTGATCTTTTTGATGCCTCCGGATTTCGTTCTCAGACAGGCGGGCAAATCAAAAACTTTATCGCCCGTGATTATATTCCCGAAAATTTTTCTATTAAAAGAATGTCGCGGGCAGATATGCTTTCCTTTGCCGCAACATTGGAAGCATTGCGCGACGCCGGGCTTTATCCTCCACCGGAAGAATTGAAAGAAGAAATCGGCCTTGCCATCGGTGGCGGCGCGGGCGGGCTTCTAGAGGCTGAAATATTCTATAGAGATTACTTAAATAATAACGGCAAAGATGCGAATTTTTCCACCCTATCGTCTTTGTTTTGCGCGTCTTCCGCTGACCATATTGCTTCCGCTTTCGGCTTTATGGGGCCTAAATCAACTTTCATGACAGCCTGTTCCGCAGGCGCCACCGCCATCGGCTACGCGCGGGATTTAATCGCCAACGGTCATGCCTCTATCATGATTGCCGGAGGCGTAGAGCCTATGTGCCGGCTTACTTACGCCGCCTTTAACGCACTCAAATCAGTTGACCCTGAAACATGCCGGCCTTTCGATAAAAATCGCGCCGGGCTCTCGTTGGGCGAAGCCGCGGCAATAATGGTTTTGGAATCACTGGATAACGCTCTTAAGAGAGGAGCAAAAATTTACGCTGAGGTTTTAGGATATGGCATAACCTGCGATTCCTTTCACATGACCGCTCCCGACGAACAGGCCTCCGGCGCTATCCGTTCCATGCAGGCGGCGCTGAAAGACAGCGGTCTTTCTGTTGACGACATCGATTATATCAATGCGCACGGCACGGCCACTCCGGTCAATGATGTTACCGAAACTAAAGCTATTAAGGAAGTTTTCGGTAAACGCGCTTACTCGATTCCGGTCAGTTCCACCAAATCCATGCACGCACACACATTAGGGGCTTCCGGCGCGCTCGAGGGCATTGTTTCGACGCTGGCCCTGCAGGACGGTTTTATACCGCCGACAATCAATTATCAGGAAAATGACCCGCAGTGCGATCTGGATTATGTCACATCCGGTTCCAGAAAATCGTCATTGCGCACAGTACTTTCCAATTCCTTCGCTTTCGGAGGAAACAACACCACTTTAATTTTCGGCAGGTATTCCGAAAGGGGTCCTGCCCATGAATAG